One window of the bacterium genome contains the following:
- a CDS encoding cytochrome oxidase, with amino-acid sequence MDVLTATIFVSLLLVIGGLLLFVSRLKSGDFEHGDRLSLLPLDDDDGTGVNDGVDETIEEGS; translated from the coding sequence GTGGATGTCCTGACCGCGACCATCTTCGTCAGTCTGCTGCTCGTGATCGGCGGGTTGTTGCTTTTCGTGTCGAGACTGAAGAGCGGCGATTTCGAGCACGGCGACCGCCTGTCGTTGCTGCCCCTGGATGACGACGACGGCACCGGCGTGAATGACGGTGTGGACGAGACGATCGAAGAGGGTTCGTAA